One segment of Bacteroides caecimuris DNA contains the following:
- a CDS encoding RagB/SusD family nutrient uptake outer membrane protein — protein sequence MKSIIKYIIGGMGLLSITSCSDFLDQSSPSEIKGDMVFNSLTFTEQSLNKVYAGLTLDHTYGARIPLNFGFNTDIELVDADVNKPASFTESSERALGNYNGESISGSWSKLDDNWKNCFAIIEDANLVVEGIRSSELFQEGNPARNKMANFLGEALTIRAMVYFDLVKNYGDLPMKFETTKVDGSNLYVAKSDRDDIMEQLLSDLEEAANYLPWAGESGYTTEHATAGFAHGLFARIALAKAGYSIRESSKPGYETLAGSDGTYPTQRPGEAERKLLYERALKHLTAVIGSGVHKLNPSYADQWFQVNQRKLDNTYKENLYEVAHGLNKSGEMGYTIGVRISGVSSYYGAKGNSSGKVKLTAPFFWSFDHSDLRRDITCATYELKEENGHIKENMQKNAPFGIYVAKWDIRKMNDEWLNAVRASDAKIGYGINWIAMRYSDILLMYAEVMNELYGADAANPLGGTAMTARTALTEVHSRAFDNKANAQAYVAAISSGDDFFNAIVDERAWEFAGECVRKYDLIRWGLLSKKIDQFKEDYRQLTTIAPKYIFYKMKADDEYSIDMSSICWYEYPSFVSEINNELDVKNAIKNAADPNWKYVPGWGTFPNGKIEKDATTKQEVFKEDGSTSNDSNLSGLTDYVSTGLNKTVKNRHLIPLGSKTISESNGTLANSYGF from the coding sequence ATGAAATCAATTATAAAATACATCATTGGAGGAATGGGGTTACTGAGCATCACCTCTTGCAGCGATTTCTTAGATCAAAGCTCTCCTTCCGAAATCAAAGGCGACATGGTTTTCAACTCGCTTACTTTTACAGAACAAAGTTTGAACAAAGTATATGCAGGGCTTACCCTCGACCACACTTATGGTGCCCGCATCCCTCTGAATTTCGGATTCAATACAGATATTGAACTAGTAGATGCCGACGTTAACAAACCGGCTTCTTTCACCGAATCCAGTGAACGCGCTTTAGGTAATTACAATGGAGAAAGCATCAGCGGTTCCTGGTCAAAACTGGATGACAATTGGAAAAACTGTTTCGCCATTATTGAGGACGCCAATCTTGTCGTAGAAGGAATCCGTTCCAGCGAGTTGTTCCAAGAAGGAAATCCGGCACGCAACAAGATGGCTAATTTCTTGGGTGAGGCACTCACCATCCGTGCCATGGTCTATTTTGACCTTGTAAAAAACTATGGAGACCTGCCAATGAAATTCGAAACGACCAAGGTAGACGGTTCCAATTTATATGTAGCCAAAAGCGACCGAGACGATATTATGGAACAATTGCTGAGCGACTTGGAAGAAGCTGCAAACTATCTCCCCTGGGCAGGCGAATCCGGCTATACGACCGAACATGCCACTGCAGGTTTTGCTCACGGCTTGTTCGCCCGCATCGCCCTTGCCAAAGCCGGCTACAGTATCCGCGAATCCTCCAAACCCGGCTACGAGACACTTGCCGGCTCTGACGGTACATACCCTACCCAACGTCCGGGAGAAGCAGAAAGAAAACTGTTGTATGAACGTGCACTGAAACATCTGACAGCTGTTATTGGAAGCGGTGTACACAAGTTAAATCCTTCGTATGCAGACCAATGGTTCCAAGTAAACCAGCGGAAATTGGACAATACTTATAAAGAAAACCTATACGAAGTAGCACACGGTCTGAATAAATCCGGAGAAATGGGATATACCATTGGCGTGAGAATCAGCGGTGTAAGCAGCTACTACGGTGCTAAAGGAAACTCAAGCGGAAAAGTGAAATTAACCGCTCCGTTCTTCTGGTCGTTCGACCACTCTGACCTGCGTCGTGACATCACATGTGCCACTTATGAACTCAAAGAAGAAAACGGGCACATCAAAGAGAATATGCAAAAAAACGCCCCATTCGGTATCTATGTAGCAAAATGGGACATCCGCAAAATGAACGACGAATGGCTGAATGCTGTCCGTGCGAGCGATGCAAAAATCGGATATGGCATCAACTGGATTGCAATGCGTTATTCCGACATACTATTAATGTATGCTGAAGTTATGAACGAACTGTATGGAGCTGATGCAGCCAATCCATTGGGGGGAACTGCCATGACAGCCCGTACCGCACTGACAGAAGTTCACAGCCGTGCGTTCGACAACAAAGCCAATGCACAAGCGTATGTAGCTGCTATCTCATCAGGTGACGATTTTTTCAACGCCATCGTGGATGAACGCGCATGGGAATTTGCCGGAGAATGTGTCCGCAAATATGACTTGATTCGTTGGGGATTACTCTCCAAGAAGATCGACCAATTCAAAGAAGACTACCGCCAACTCACTACCATAGCTCCCAAATACATCTTCTATAAGATGAAAGCCGATGATGAATATTCCATCGACATGAGTAGTATTTGCTGGTATGAATATCCCTCCTTTGTCAGCGAAATCAATAACGAATTGGATGTCAAGAATGCTATAAAGAATGCCGCAGATCCCAATTGGAAATACGTTCCGGGCTGGGGAACCTTCCCAAATGGAAAGATAGAGAAAGACGCAACTACAAAGCAAGAAGTGTTCAAAGAGGACGGAAGCACCTCCAACGACTCCAACCTTTCGGGATTAACAGACTATGTTAGCACAGGTCTGAACAAGACCGTAAAAAACAGGCATTTGATTCCACTAGGTAGTAAAACGATTTCAGAATCAAACGGAACATTAGCCAATTCATACGGATTCTAA
- a CDS encoding pectate lyase, whose protein sequence is MKMDIIPSKWCLAILFAFGILACTDGGDANELPKEPEGTGETQDEKIPAFPGAEGHGRYTTGGRGGDVYIVTSLEDKLQNGTLRYGIEKLSGKRTIVFQVSGTIHLNGDLKIKNGDLTIAGQTAPGDGICLAGYPVFLEADNVIVRFMRFRMGNKEDVSADGADAFGGRYHKNIVIDHCSMSWCTDECVSFYQNENFTLQWCLISESLRLGGHTKGPHGYGGIWGGMKASFHHNLLAHHDSRNPRLGPGVNSTKENEIVDMRNNVIYNWCGNSCYGGEAMHVNIVNNFYKPGPATPTGTSKRGRIIAIDKKVSDSDKKSYPAIFDTWGDFFIQGNVVDDGQMNGAADYDRCMKATKDNWEYGVYNQFDKKYGTLDEGIKKALRRTTPVETGTVTTHDARTAFERVMDYAGCSLHRDRVDERIVQETRTGTANYQGMNEHNGQGVVEGIDWKSVGYPKKGIIDSQDDVIPVGESSAWPELVQGVILKDSDNDGMPDEWEKKYGLNPNDASDRNGKTVDEEGIYTNLEMYMNSLVQKIVEEQNKGGIQ, encoded by the coding sequence ATGAAAATGGATATAATTCCAAGTAAATGGTGTTTAGCCATTTTATTTGCTTTTGGAATCCTGGCGTGTACTGATGGTGGTGACGCAAATGAATTGCCTAAAGAACCTGAAGGGACTGGAGAAACTCAAGATGAAAAGATACCAGCTTTTCCTGGGGCAGAAGGACATGGACGCTACACAACCGGTGGGCGTGGTGGCGATGTATATATTGTTACTTCATTGGAGGACAAATTACAGAACGGAACTTTGCGTTATGGTATTGAGAAACTAAGCGGAAAACGTACAATTGTTTTCCAGGTATCCGGAACTATTCATTTAAACGGTGATTTAAAGATTAAGAATGGAGATTTGACCATTGCAGGACAGACGGCTCCGGGGGATGGTATTTGTTTGGCTGGTTATCCGGTTTTCTTGGAAGCAGACAATGTTATTGTCCGTTTTATGCGTTTTCGAATGGGAAATAAAGAAGATGTCAGTGCAGACGGAGCCGACGCCTTTGGCGGTCGGTATCATAAGAATATAGTGATTGATCATTGTTCTATGAGTTGGTGTACTGACGAATGTGTTTCTTTCTATCAAAATGAGAATTTTACACTGCAATGGTGTCTTATTTCTGAAAGTCTGCGTTTAGGCGGGCATACAAAAGGTCCTCATGGTTATGGTGGGATATGGGGAGGGATGAAAGCTTCTTTTCACCATAATCTATTGGCACATCATGACAGCCGTAATCCTCGTCTAGGTCCTGGAGTTAATTCGACCAAAGAGAATGAAATTGTTGATATGCGTAATAATGTCATTTATAACTGGTGTGGAAACTCTTGTTATGGTGGAGAAGCCATGCATGTAAATATTGTGAATAATTTTTATAAGCCGGGGCCTGCCACTCCTACTGGTACTTCTAAACGTGGACGTATTATTGCCATTGACAAAAAAGTGAGTGATTCGGATAAGAAATCATATCCGGCCATTTTTGACACTTGGGGAGATTTCTTTATCCAAGGAAATGTGGTGGATGATGGGCAAATGAATGGTGCGGCTGATTACGATCGTTGTATGAAGGCTACAAAGGATAACTGGGAGTACGGAGTTTATAATCAGTTTGATAAAAAGTATGGAACGTTGGATGAAGGTATAAAAAAAGCTCTTAGACGTACCACTCCTGTAGAAACAGGTACTGTTACCACTCATGATGCCCGTACGGCTTTTGAGCGTGTTATGGATTATGCAGGTTGTTCTTTGCACAGGGATAGAGTGGATGAACGTATTGTTCAGGAGACTCGTACCGGGACTGCGAACTATCAAGGAATGAACGAGCACAATGGTCAGGGAGTTGTTGAAGGTATTGATTGGAAAAGCGTGGGGTATCCAAAGAAAGGTATCATTGATAGTCAGGATGATGTGATTCCTGTTGGAGAATCTTCAGCATGGCCTGAATTGGTACAAGGTGTTATTCTGAAGGATTCGGATAATGATGGTATGCCTGATGAATGGGAAAAAAAGTATGGTTTGAATCCGAATGATGCTTCTGACCGAAATGGTAAAACAGTAGATGAGGAAGGAATATATACAAATCTGGAGATGTATATGAATAGCTTGGTACAAAAGATTGTTGAGGAACAGAATAAAGGAGGAATACAATAA
- a CDS encoding SusC/RagA family TonB-linked outer membrane protein — translation MSNKVKNMRSWLLMLFAAISLGVSAQTITVKGNVKDTTGEPIIGASVVEKGNTTNGTITDLDGNYSIKVPSKAILTISYIGMKTQDIAVKGQSQINVTLSDDTQALDEVVVIGYGTVAKKDLTGSVSSVSAKQIAAIPVSSASEALQGKMAGVSITTTEGSPDADVKIRVRGGGSLSQDNSPLYIVDGFPVSSISDIAPTDIQSVDVLKDASSTAIYGARGANGVIIITTKSGQEGKVQVNFGASYGLRKVTKMVDVLNPYEFVMWQQELDQKSFNYGTFDDLEIYKSYTDTDYQGEIFGRTGNQQQYNISVSGGNKDTKFNISYSRNDEKSIMLNSGFAKDNINAKINTKINKWLTFDFNARLSYQKVKGTGSGADDNQSSATTSVNARSVVFAPVEKLISGGSDDDENVNNARYTPIEILNATYKRVSRFQQNYNAGVNWEPVKGLKFRSEFGYGWKYNNTDQVWGVEATNNSKYGNPGMPQALLTKLINKNWRNANTVTYNNDKMFNLNHRMNVMLGHEVSSSYDHKTTMTSVGFPKNMSIKEVLANMGQGQALPTDTYIGIKDNLLSFFGRINYTINDKYLMTFTMRADGSSKFASGNQWGYFPSLALAWRISDEAFMKNSQEWLSNLKLRLSIGTAGNNRIPSGSLETTYSLAGSGDKHIYFNNTSSVVLQRGKNLSNPNLKWETTLTRNIGLDFGFWNGRLSGSLDAYWNTTKDLLMQTTLPKGAGYEFQYQNFGQTSNKGIELALDAILVDQKDFGLNFNFNISYNQAKIDKLPTNKIWQSSGWGGSLIAGIDDFLIEEGGRLGEVYGYKLDGFYTTEDFTWDNGWKLKEGRVNPTESGMKVNNFGPGSPKLKANADGKIEKERLGNTIPKITGGFGINARYKSFDLNAFFNYSLGNKIINATKLASGFYSDTKKDWNLNNEFNLSKRYTWIDPANGMDMTSKSYINEFGSDYAINRLNEINAGASIFNPASITQIPLLDWAVEDGAFLRVNNISIGYTLPKVFVQKLQMQNVRIYFTGYNLYCFTKYSGADPEVDTCRKTPMTPGIDYSAYPKSRSFVGGINVTF, via the coding sequence ATGTCTAACAAAGTGAAAAACATGCGCAGTTGGCTGCTAATGCTATTTGCAGCGATATCGCTTGGCGTATCAGCGCAGACAATTACCGTAAAAGGTAATGTGAAAGACACAACAGGGGAACCGATCATTGGAGCTTCTGTAGTAGAAAAAGGGAATACTACCAATGGTACAATTACCGATTTAGATGGTAACTATTCTATCAAGGTTCCTTCAAAAGCAATCCTTACAATTTCTTATATCGGAATGAAAACTCAGGATATTGCTGTAAAAGGACAAAGTCAAATTAATGTCACTCTTTCCGATGACACACAAGCATTAGACGAAGTTGTGGTAATTGGTTACGGAACCGTTGCAAAAAAAGATTTGACTGGTTCCGTATCTTCCGTTAGTGCCAAACAGATAGCTGCCATTCCGGTATCTTCTGCATCAGAAGCATTACAGGGAAAAATGGCCGGTGTATCTATCACAACGACTGAAGGTTCTCCCGATGCAGACGTAAAAATCCGCGTACGTGGTGGCGGTTCTCTATCTCAAGACAATTCACCGCTTTATATTGTAGACGGATTTCCCGTATCAAGTATCTCTGATATTGCTCCAACAGATATTCAATCGGTAGATGTATTGAAAGATGCTTCTTCTACTGCTATTTATGGTGCCCGTGGTGCAAATGGTGTTATCATCATTACTACTAAATCTGGTCAGGAAGGTAAGGTGCAGGTAAACTTCGGTGCATCTTACGGTTTGCGCAAAGTGACCAAGATGGTCGATGTGCTCAATCCGTATGAGTTTGTGATGTGGCAACAAGAATTAGACCAAAAAAGTTTTAATTATGGCACCTTTGACGATCTGGAGATTTATAAATCATACACAGACACCGACTATCAAGGAGAAATATTTGGTCGCACCGGTAATCAACAACAATACAATATTAGTGTCAGTGGTGGAAACAAAGATACCAAATTCAATATCAGTTATTCACGTAACGACGAAAAAAGTATCATGTTGAACTCAGGTTTTGCCAAAGACAACATCAATGCTAAAATAAATACAAAAATCAACAAATGGCTAACATTTGACTTCAATGCCCGTTTATCCTATCAAAAAGTAAAAGGAACCGGAAGCGGTGCAGATGACAATCAATCAAGTGCAACCACTTCTGTAAATGCACGCTCTGTAGTATTTGCTCCTGTTGAAAAATTAATCAGTGGCGGCAGTGACGATGATGAAAACGTTAATAACGCACGTTATACGCCTATCGAGATATTGAACGCGACTTACAAACGCGTTAGCCGCTTCCAACAAAACTACAATGCCGGAGTGAACTGGGAACCCGTAAAAGGACTTAAATTCAGAAGCGAATTCGGATATGGATGGAAATACAATAATACTGACCAAGTATGGGGAGTGGAAGCTACAAACAACAGTAAATACGGAAATCCGGGAATGCCCCAAGCGTTATTAACCAAACTTATCAACAAGAACTGGAGAAACGCCAATACTGTTACATATAATAACGATAAAATGTTCAATTTGAACCACAGAATGAATGTCATGTTAGGTCATGAAGTATCCAGCAGCTACGACCACAAAACAACAATGACATCTGTAGGTTTCCCTAAAAACATGTCAATAAAAGAAGTACTTGCTAATATGGGACAAGGTCAGGCACTTCCCACAGATACATACATTGGCATCAAAGACAACTTGCTCTCTTTTTTCGGACGTATCAACTACACCATTAACGATAAATACCTGATGACCTTCACCATGCGTGCAGACGGCTCCAGCAAATTTGCCTCCGGCAATCAATGGGGATACTTCCCTTCATTGGCTTTAGCATGGCGTATATCCGACGAAGCTTTCATGAAAAACTCCCAAGAATGGCTTTCCAACTTAAAACTTCGTTTAAGCATCGGTACGGCAGGAAACAATCGGATTCCCTCCGGGTCGCTAGAAACAACTTACTCACTAGCAGGTTCGGGAGACAAACATATCTATTTCAACAATACAAGCAGCGTGGTTCTGCAAAGAGGTAAAAACTTGTCCAACCCGAACTTGAAATGGGAAACAACGCTCACTCGTAATATAGGTTTGGATTTCGGCTTCTGGAACGGACGCCTTTCTGGTAGCTTAGATGCATACTGGAACACGACCAAAGATTTGTTGATGCAAACTACCCTCCCCAAAGGAGCTGGTTATGAGTTCCAATATCAGAATTTCGGTCAAACCTCCAACAAAGGTATTGAGCTTGCTTTAGACGCTATCCTTGTCGACCAAAAAGATTTCGGTCTGAATTTCAACTTCAACATTTCTTATAATCAAGCTAAAATTGACAAACTGCCTACAAATAAAATCTGGCAAAGCAGTGGCTGGGGTGGCAGTCTCATCGCTGGTATCGATGATTTCCTAATTGAAGAAGGTGGAAGACTAGGTGAAGTATACGGTTATAAACTAGATGGTTTCTATACTACAGAAGACTTTACTTGGGATAATGGATGGAAACTTAAGGAAGGACGTGTCAATCCGACGGAATCGGGTATGAAAGTCAATAATTTCGGTCCTGGATCACCCAAACTGAAAGCAAATGCAGATGGTAAAATCGAGAAAGAACGCCTTGGAAATACAATCCCGAAAATAACCGGCGGTTTCGGTATCAATGCACGATATAAGAGCTTTGATTTAAATGCATTCTTTAACTATTCATTGGGAAACAAAATTATCAACGCTACCAAACTTGCTTCCGGATTCTATAGTGACACAAAAAAAGATTGGAATCTGAACAATGAATTCAACCTTAGCAAACGTTACACTTGGATTGACCCTGCCAACGGAATGGACATGACTTCCAAAAGCTATATCAACGAATTTGGAAGCGACTATGCTATCAACCGTCTAAATGAAATAAATGCCGGTGCCAGCATATTCAACCCTGCTTCCATCACACAGATTCCACTTTTGGACTGGGCTGTAGAAGACGGTGCCTTCCTGCGTGTCAACAATATTTCCATCGGTTACACATTGCCGAAAGTTTTCGTACAAAAACTACAAATGCAGAATGTGCGTATCTACTTTACAGGATACAACCTCTACTGCTTCACTAAATATTCCGGTGCCGACCCGGAAGTAGACACTTGTCGCAAAACACCTATGACTCCGGGCATAGACTATTCAGCCTATCCTAAAAGCCGTTCATTTGTAGGTGGTATAAATGTTACATTCTAA
- a CDS encoding fibronectin type III domain-containing protein yields MKISTNIHTLLSIICLTVISFSSCDKSNDWSSDERYNRLFRSNNLAVTPQTFEAEVIWNATPNTDYYIIEVNKNEFTNDELQEGSIIYGEDKGITSSPYSITGLEEQTTYYLRLRSCSESAQPSKWCTLEDGTFTTKSEQIIESSSNVTSKNATIHWTAGVDVTHFLIESTEEETRRDITANEKNAGQATLTGLKAATTYKVSIYNNQKLRGNCKFETTEDFPEGYTIANLKEGDDIDAVLAEQQGDVVLVFPAGSTFERTEKLSIPASVNAIIFWGASGGAQPNFKPKEVTATENTTSIKFYNMNLYNNGKGSDYMINQDAMTTDVNISFDKCKVSKTRGILRVQGGGVGCSINRIEFTNTTFSEIGSYGVINIKDMTGNLNSIHISKCTFNDVAATDGPTFTLTAQNTMHPITFNIDQCTFYACDQKSGKHFIDANKVELHDIRITKCLFANCGSSDAKNKLCSVKSIVKETSDNWYTTDCAWHSEAQAMCTEYSKTSAELFEDPENGNFKIKDALFKNRAGDPQWFSE; encoded by the coding sequence ATGAAAATTAGTACAAATATACACACGCTATTAAGCATCATTTGCTTAACAGTTATTTCATTTTCGTCTTGCGACAAAAGTAATGACTGGAGTTCGGACGAACGATACAACCGCTTATTCCGCAGCAACAATCTTGCGGTTACTCCCCAAACATTCGAAGCAGAGGTTATTTGGAACGCAACTCCCAACACCGACTACTATATCATAGAGGTAAATAAAAACGAATTTACAAATGACGAACTGCAAGAAGGCTCTATCATCTACGGAGAAGACAAAGGCATTACAAGCAGCCCTTACAGTATCACAGGACTAGAAGAGCAAACGACGTATTACTTGCGTCTGCGTTCCTGTTCCGAATCTGCCCAACCGTCTAAATGGTGCACTTTGGAGGATGGCACTTTCACCACGAAGAGCGAACAAATTATCGAAAGTAGCAGCAACGTGACCAGCAAGAACGCCACCATCCACTGGACTGCAGGAGTGGACGTTACCCACTTCCTCATCGAATCTACCGAAGAGGAGACACGCCGCGACATCACCGCCAACGAGAAGAATGCAGGTCAAGCTACGTTGACAGGACTCAAAGCTGCCACCACTTACAAAGTTTCTATCTATAACAATCAGAAGTTGAGAGGAAACTGTAAATTTGAAACGACAGAAGACTTTCCGGAAGGATACACCATAGCCAACCTGAAAGAGGGCGATGACATTGATGCAGTTCTTGCCGAACAACAAGGAGATGTAGTGCTCGTCTTCCCTGCTGGAAGCACTTTCGAACGTACGGAAAAACTTAGTATTCCCGCATCGGTAAATGCAATTATCTTCTGGGGTGCCTCCGGTGGAGCACAGCCTAACTTCAAGCCCAAAGAAGTGACAGCCACAGAAAACACGACTTCTATCAAGTTTTATAACATGAACCTCTACAACAATGGCAAAGGCAGCGATTACATGATTAACCAAGATGCCATGACAACGGATGTAAACATTTCCTTCGATAAATGCAAGGTATCCAAAACTCGTGGTATATTGCGTGTGCAAGGCGGCGGTGTGGGATGCTCCATCAATCGTATAGAGTTTACTAATACTACCTTCAGTGAAATTGGTTCGTATGGTGTCATCAACATTAAAGACATGACGGGAAATCTGAATTCCATTCATATAAGTAAATGTACATTTAATGATGTAGCCGCCACCGATGGACCAACATTTACACTCACAGCACAAAATACAATGCATCCTATCACATTCAATATCGATCAATGTACATTCTATGCTTGTGATCAAAAAAGTGGAAAACACTTCATTGATGCAAACAAAGTGGAACTACACGATATCAGAATCACAAAATGCTTATTCGCCAACTGTGGTAGCAGCGATGCCAAAAACAAACTATGTAGCGTAAAGAGTATCGTTAAAGAAACTTCCGACAACTGGTATACCACCGATTGCGCATGGCACAGTGAGGCACAAGCGATGTGCACCGAATATAGCAAAACATCTGCCGAACTCTTTGAAGATCCTGAAAACGGTAATTTCAAAATTAAAGACGCTTTATTCAAGAACCGTGCAGGTGACCCACAATGGTTCAGTGAATAA